In the genome of Montipora foliosa isolate CH-2021 chromosome 3, ASM3666993v2, whole genome shotgun sequence, one region contains:
- the LOC137997369 gene encoding large ribosomal subunit protein bL20-like, producing MVRGGQADRTVRRARILALAKGFRGRSKNCYSIAIRRVHKALQYQYVSRRLKKREMRSLWISRINIATREHNVNYSKFVNQMAQHNIQLNRKMLSELAIHEPRSFKALAELAKSRLQDGLLAAIR from the exons ATGGTTCGAGGAGGACAGGCAGATCGCACTGTTCGAAGAGCGAGAATCCTCGCACTTGCAAAG GGCTTTCGTGGTCGCTCCAAGAACTGCTATAGCATAGCAATCAGGAGGGTACACAAAGCTCTGCAGTATCAGTATGTCAGTAGGAGActaaaaaaaagggaaatgagATCA CTATGGATCAGCAGAATTAATATTGCAACAAGGGAACACAATGTCAACTACTCCAAATTCGTAAATCAAATGGCTCAG CATAACATCCAGCTGAACAGAAAAATGCTATCAGAGTTGGCTATACATGAACCAAGATCATTCAAG GCCCTTGCAGAACTAGCAAAGAGTCGCTTACAGGATGGTTTGCTCGCTGCTATTCGATAA
- the LOC137997370 gene encoding uncharacterized protein, which translates to MAKLETSKKGMTADVVKKHSKEKKSKLKGVKQIPNGSAELSDKKKNEKKKHLPPPKKSSSDDSSSDEDEDEAATRMLSKKSKSSTKEACSNGEKKKIVKSDALKLRGIKSKASDDSSSDESSSDDNTPIKGKQAKAQPSESSESSDEEETNTAVAKQGKSPKTSSHSSADKKQPLIKEKVKKVIPKKDTCDSSSDSSDDETPKPKEPSNIKVKGARKDGKTKEASSDSSSDSSDNETDVKPKVKLQKPEGGKNTAKAKDLKSKPASSDSSSDSSDEDDNTKSKVPELKKNVKSKEASPDSSDSSSDDETQKADPPKAKANTPAVKKSVKPKQPPSDSSSDSSDEDEKMQNAKPAKPKPSQAEKTGIVKSKPASSDSSSDSSDDKKKPVKPPKPKASVVQTKKTAKSKADLSHVSSNKAEKKNHSKSKPAASSSSSDSTDEDDENTNSKTTKHKAKVTTVEKTAKSVADPSESSSSDSSDEEPKPKKVKQATETTKGSKSKPAASSESNSDSSDEEIVQHTKQQERKSESSDSDSDGEGSLSKAVVDKTNGTPKKMDSSDEESSSVSSEEKRKLSNKQNATKRKKSSDSSSEDDSSSDEEIKQTPKKHKKEISFNGSQEKGKKQKRKEFEDSEGHQETKKTRQDNEFNENIPVFVGNLSHSTTEQTLGDFFEDSGLSPLNVRIIYSSDGSSRQFGYVDFGSQDEVKKALELTGSEINGFEVRIDEGRRRGRESGRGQRGGGRGMSTPSSRGRGPSTPSSTLICIGLSYDTDKDSLSGAFPDCLDARVVTDRDTGNSRGFGYVEFSSVDAAQSAMSSMQGTNLDGRSIRLDFALPRGSTPHRGGSQGGWRGGRGSGSGGGRDFRGRGRGGGRGRGSGRGGTPGRGGARTGSIQEYKGTKISFDD; encoded by the exons GATGTTATCTAAGAAGTCCAAGTCGTCAACAAAAGAGGCATGCTCCAATGGTGAGAAAAAGAAGATAGTGAAATCAGATGCTCTTAAACTCAGAGGCATCAAAAGCAAGGCAAGTGATGATTCATCAAGTGATGAATCATCAAGTGATGATAACACGCCCATAAAAGGTAAGCAAGCGAAGGCACAGCCTTCGGAATCTTCAGAATCTTCTGATGAAGAAGAAACAAACACTGCTGTTGCCAAGCAAGGGAAGTCTCCTAAAACAAGCTCTCATTCATCAGCTGATAAGAAGCAACCACTGATAAAAGAAAAGGTTAAAAAAGTGATCCCTAAGAAAGACACTTGTGATTCTAGCTCAGATTCATCTGATGATGAAACACCAAAACCAAAGGAACCATCCAACATTAAGGTAAAAGGGGCAAGGAAGGATGGAAAAACCAAAGAGGCCTCTTCAGATTCCAGTTCAGATTCCTCTGATAATGAAACGGATGTAAAACCAAAGGTTAAACTACAAAAACCTGAAGGAGGAAAAAATACAGCAAAGGCAAAGGATCTCAAATCTAAACCAGCATCCTCAGATTCAAGTTCTGATTCTTCTGATGAAGATGACAATACAAAGAGCAAGGTACCAGAGCTGAAGAAGAATGTTAAATCAAAGGAAGCATCCCCTGATTCAAGTGATTCAAGTTCAGATGATGAAACACAGAAGGCTGATCCACCAAAGGCAAAGGCAAATACCCCAGCAGTAAAGAAAAGTGTAAAACCCAAACAACCTCCTTCAGATTCAAGTTCAGATTCCTCTGATGaagatgaaaaaatgcaaaatgcaaAGCCTGCAAAGCCGAAACCAAGTCAGGCTGAGAAAACGGGGATTGTGAAGTCAAAACCAGCCTCTTCTGATTCAAGCTCTGATTCCTCAGATGACAAAAAGAAACCAGTTAAACCACCAAAGCCCAAAGCAAGTGTAGTGCAGACAAAAAAGACTGCAAAATCCAAAGCAGACTTGTCTCATGTAAGTTCAAATAAGGCAGAGAAAAAGAACCATAGTAAATCAAAACCAGCTGCCTCCTCGTCAAGCTCAGATTCCactgatgaagatgatgaaaacACCAATTCTAAAACAACGAAGCACAAAGCAAAGGTTACAACGGTTGAGAAGACTGCAAAATCTGTGGCTGATCCTTCTGAGTCGTCAAGTTCTGATTCCTCTGACGAAGAACCAAAGCCTAAGAAAGTAAAGCAGGCAACTGAAACAACAAAAGGCAGTAAATCAAAACCTGCTGCTTCTTCGGAATCCAATTCAGATAGTTCAGATGAAGAGATTGTCCAACATACAAAGcaacaagagagaaaatctGAATCATCAGATTCTGACAGTGATGGGGAAGGGAGTTTGTCAAAAGCAGTGGTAGATAAAACAAATGGAACCCCAAAGAAAATGGATTCAAGTGATGAGGAATCAAGCTCTGTGTCATCTGAGGAAAAGAGAAAGCTGAGCAACAAACAGAATGCCACCAAAAGGAAGAAGAGTAGTGATTCCAGTTCAGAAGATGACTCTAGTTCAGATgaggaaataaaacaaacacCCAAGAAACATAAGAAG GAAATTTCATTTAATGGCAGTCAAGAAAAGGGCAagaaacagaaaaggaaagagtTTGAAGACAGTGAAGGTCACcaagaaaccaaaaaaacaagacaagacaatgaatttaatgaaaata TTCCAGTTTTTGTGGGCAACTTATCACACAGTACAACAGAGCAAACCCTTGGGGACTTTTTTGAAGACAGTGGCTTATCTCCATTGAATGTTAGAATTATCTATAGTTCAGATGGATCATCACGCCA GTTTGGTTATGTAGATTTTGGAAGTCAAGACGAGGTTAAAAAAGCATTGGAACTTACTGGATCAGAAATTAATGGCTTTGAAGTGAGGATAGATGAAGGCAGGCGTCGTGGTCGAGAGTCAGGTCGAGGGCAAAGAGGGGGTGGGCGTGGTATGAGTACCCCTAGCAGCAGGGGCCGTGGTCCGAGTACCCCAAGCAGCACCCTGATCTGCATAGGCTTATCTTATGACACAGACAAGGATTCCTTGAGTGGAGCCTTTCCTGACTGTCTCGATGCAAGAGTTGTAACTGACCGAGACACAGGGAACTCAAGAGG ttttggaTATGTTGAGTTTTCCAGTGTTGATGCTGCCCAATCCGCTATGTCTTCCATGCAAGGGACAAACCTGGATGGTCGTTCCATACGTCTGGACTTCGCTTTACCGCGGGGATCAACTCCCCACCGTGGAGGTAGCCAAGGTGGGTGGAGGGGAGGTAGAGGTAGTGGAAGCGGAGGCGGAAGAGATTTCAGAGGCCGTGGcagaggaggaggaagag GTCGTGGTAGCGGAAGAGGAGGGACACCTGGCAGAGGGGGGGCAAGGACAGGAAGCATTCAAGAGTACAAGGGAACTAAAATCTCGTTTGATGACTGA